The genomic region CTTTGAACATACATTAGGCCGTTCCGTGTTGTGCTGTTGTGTCAAGGCGTTAGCGTCAAGCGTCAAGGAAAACGATGGCGATAAAATACACTAACATTTTCTCGACAAAAATTTCCTGTTTGCGGGTGAACACAAAAAAACTAGGAAAGTCTAgggaaaatgagagagagagagggaactaCATGCATATACTTCTTACTCCCTAAGCTGGCGCGCACACGGAGCAAAGAAAATTTCTGTCAACCCTCGCTAACGGATCAAGCTGCGGACTGGAGGTGTGCACGAGTAGAATCCATTATACTGTACATTATGTTATTATGTGTAACATTCGTTTGTTATGATTATGATATATACGATTTTCTCATATGTAAAccaagaaattattgaaaacgAAAGTTCAATAATTATTCAATCTAGAGAAATGTATATGCAGAAATCGTaacatatgtatgtattatatagTTTTGAATTACATACATATTAGCACACGTGTAGCTCCAACTCTTGACCACTCTGGGCCATAGCTTGCTAAGCAGTCGAAGACGAGGACAGAAATTGTTTCACTTTGATTGGCTgatgatttaatgctaagcatAATTCACTGCGGATTAGATGTGCAGTAAAATTGTGAGTACTGCACAGTTACAGTCCGCAGCTTGATCCGTTAGCGAGAGTTGATGtagaaattttctttgctctgattggctgacgattcacTGCTAAATCAGGATCCACTACGGATTATAGATGCGCAGTAAAATAATGGGTTTGTGCGCGTCAACTTAGGGAGTAAGAAAAGCGTGCAGGAGTACTAGCTGGTACTATTACTGTACATATAAAAACGCTTGCTTAAAGAGGGAGAGAAACGTACACAGGAATTGGAGCTATGTAGCGTAGCGCATTCATACAACATAGGATTTTTCTTAACCAATCGTAATGCGAATTGTATCAGCTACGTATATAACCGACCAATCAGAAGGACGCTTCACGTGTATGTATGCACAtgtgcatgtatgtatgtagcTTTCCGGCACTTGTAGAAACGCATCAAATGTTCTTCCGGTTGTGACCGTGGTGTTAAACGGTTAACGTAAGTTTGCTGAAATCTAAATCGATTCCAATCGAATTGCAGCAATCGGTTTCAACGTTATATTTTCTATCGGTTCATTTCAGTTATCTCCTCGTTTATGACTCAACACATTCTTTTCATTTTCAAACGAGATTAACAATTAGACTTCCAACGATAGTGGTCAATCTATTTGTACTGTTGTTTTTATTGAAAGCAGCCATGTGATTTCTTTTGACATTTACTATAATAATTCCTGATAATAAGCTACAGTGAACAATTTCTTTGTCTATACAGGAAACCAGCAACAATGAAATTCAATCGACTCGTTACTTCTTCGCGTAGAAAAAATAGGAAAAGGCATTTCACGGCACCCTCTCACAttcgtagaaggcttatgtcaGCACCTCTTTCCAAAGAATTACGACAGAAGTACAATGTGCGTTCTATGCCGATTCGCAAAGATGATGAAGTACAGGTATACTTGTTCATTTAAATGGCAACGGTGATACGGTTTTTCTATAATTTCGTTTTATGAAACGTATTTTGCTCTATTAAAGGTAGTTCGTGGTCACTACAAAGGACAACAAGTTGGCAAAGTGGTTCAAGTATACAGAAAGAAATTTGTCATATACATAGAAAGAATACAGCGTGAAAAAATTAATACTGCCAGTGTATACGTTGGTATCGAtccatccaaggtaaagagcAATTTTTAGCTTGACGCATACATAATTGTTTCATTGTGATCGATGATGAATTAAACCATTCACATAGAACGGGACAAATAGCTAGATAAATGGATCGGTGCTCAGGGTTCTCCTTTGCATTGATAAATTTATATTGCTTAGTCCTTTTGCTGCAGACAAATTGGCACTGATACATTCGCTGTAGTATAAGAGTTTCCATAGTATAAGACGATCGCTATCATATCCAAATTTATTTGCTTTTATAGACTGTTATCGTCAAGCTGAAGATGGATAAAGATCGCAAGAAAATTATAGACAGGCGAAGTAAGGGCAGGTTAGCTGCTTTAGGTAAAGACAAAGGAAAATATACAGAGGACTCGACTGCTGCCATGGAAACGTCATAAATTTATGTCGCattttatttctgtatttcaATAAACACATTAACATTTCAAATCGTATTTAATTATTTGATCATGAAAACAACTTTTGTGGAATGCAATGATAAATCAATCCAGttcttttgttttttttattacaaaaagTAGATTGCagtcttatttttataaatattacttCCTTAGAACTAAATCGGTATCTCTGTATCATCGTCTATTTcaatatttgtacatttgttagatGATTTTTCTGATGCTGTTCTCACTACTTTCTGGTATGCAACGAATCTCTTCATTGATTTCATATTAACTGAAAGGAAAAAAAGATGTAGCACACGTTCAAAGTGCAGAAAAAACATTGATTGAGAAACTTGTGGAATATCTTACCTGCCTTGTAATTTGTATGAGATTTCCCAGTGTTGAGTACACCAAACATTTGATCCGTATCGTTAAATGCAATTCTATATTTATGTTCTCCAAGTTTAAGCTTCTTTTTCGTTAAAACAAATTTTTGTTCCAATAGTTCAGTTTCAAGTACCTAAATTTAAAACAACACTATGTCAAATatgttcaatttttatttttgtgcTAGTAAACATACGTATAACTTACTACAGAAGGAATTTCTAACAGGAAAACATTGTTTTCTTGTAGATCTTTCAAAGTGACAGAAGGTAAGGCAGTTTCATATATTAAGTTTTCCTTTTCCATTAATTCCTGTAACTgtataaaaaacaaaaaaaacattgaaagaaagaaacaaataCTGTAAAGTAACATGACATAatgctatttttttatttcgtacATTTTTCGGTCTGGTTTGCATTATTGAATTCTTGAATGTAGATTGTGTTGTAGTTTCATCGTTTTTATTAGTTCTTTCAGTCTTATCATTCTTTACAAAAAGTTTCTcaagttttttattttcttcggaAGTATCGCTTTCATTATTTGAATAATGTACACTTTGTTTGAAAGAGTTTTGTgaacttgttttttttttaccagAACAGTCTAATGCGTTTTTACATTTGTTACTATTTACTTCTACCGATCTTATCAATTGTACAGATTCCTCGTTGTTGATATGCTTCTCTCTTAAGTAAATATTTTTTCCTTTACTACTGTTTTTAAATGcataatttttatgttttttaaaTCTATTACTATTTTGTAGAGACAATCTGTGTTTGAAACTCATGTTTCCATCTTGGCTATCCGATAAGTCGGAGGATTCTTTTGCTcgtttaaataatttgtttctcatatttTCTGTGTTACAATATTCATTATCATCGTCGCTGAGACTAGACTCGCTATCTACGGTCAGGTTAAACCTTTTCATTTGCTGCGATCGTCTTTTGAACACAGGTGACGTGCTATCTTCTGCATTATGTTCGGTATATATAGGATCCATTACTTTGTTACTAACAGGACTATCATCGGCTTTTGAGTCGAAAAATGTATCCAACGATAAAATGCTATCCGATATAATTCTGTATCTCCTCTTAATAATTTTGGTGCCAGTAACTTTTGGTTGCAATTTTATTCTCTCTACTTTgttttcttcctcttctttgtTGTTTGATTTTTTAGGTGTAACTAATGCTGTACATTGAGAGGCTGTAGTATCTGATATATCATGAATATCGGACGCTACGTTGTCAGTATTTGATAAGGTTGTCTCAACCGTGGAGACACTTTTAAAATTGGCTGCAGGTGATGTTAAATTTGTATTTTCACAAATGTCTTGTACTTTTCTTTGTTTTCTTGCATAAACATCTTTTCCATTGTCCTGAAATTCTTCTTCTGAATCTTCATCGATACCAGAATCCTTGAGTTGATTTGTCTTCCCATTAAATAAAGACTGCATTTTTAAGGAATCGCTATTTTTAATTTCATCCACAGACTCTTCTTGAACTTTTAAATATCCAACCGTCACTGTAGTATCACTTTGTTTTAAGTTTGCATTTGTATTTGTAGGAAGTTCACAGACACCTTGAACTGTCATAGATGTAGAATCttgttttaaacaatttaattcttttttacACTCGAGTGTTTTAGTATCAATCTTCTTATTCAACTTTTTATATACACCATTACTTCTGTGTTCTTCTTTTTCTATTAACTTTGTATTGTCCTTACTTATTTCCTCTTCTTTATCAATGTTACATGTTACATCGTTGAAACACATTTCTGTAATACGTGTCTCTTGATCTAACAATTTTGTACTCTTTTCGCTAACGGCTTTATTAGAACTGCTTGCAAAAGTTTTATGATTAGTAGtttcatttaaattatttgatttGCTTTCTTGAATATTATGTTCCAGAGAACATGTTGAACTtacatctttttttttaacgataTCTTGCCAACCTAGATTTGTGTTACtggatgatttattttcggattgTTGAACATTTGTTTTTCTACTTACTACACTTAATATATTACTGTCGCTAACATCAAGCTCTGCTTCATAAAGATGATCTGTGTCCATGCGAGTGATGTGTGTCATATAATTTGTTATAGACAAGTCGGATTTATGCAAAACGCTATAATCATTGTCTGAAAGACCGTCATTATCGTCGATGTCACTATTATTCGATAAATTCCGAAGAATTGCTGTCTTTATTTTAACGTACTCTCTATAGTTTTTTAAAGTGTAGAGATGTTTAATCGTAGTATTCATAACTTTAGTTCGGCGACATAACCTTTTAGAGGGTATTAATTTGTGTATGAAAGAGAGATTCCTCATTCTTTTCGTTACTGTATTTGGTACTATTTGCCAACTAATTTCATCGAGACCCATTTTACCGAAAtatttcttttactttgaaaggAATCTAGCCGAAATTTTTggcaaatttaaaaatattctttttaagGAACACCATTTAAAGTGAACAATAATAAATTCACGTATATACTATAAAGATAGCACACGAGTAGGCACGTTATTAACAGATTACACTGAGAAACTGCAAACTTTACAGTATTCCTTAGATATAAGTTAAAAACAAATATGGATAAAAAACTCGCGTAAGCGTTGCTTACGATTTTTTAAACACCCATGCGCCGATATGACACATGCACCCAACCATACTGCCAATAGCCGGGAACAGCGTTCCCAAATTTCCAAGTTTCACGTTGCACACTGTGGTTGGCAATGATGTCAGGGACAATCAGGGAGTCTGCTCGAAATTTGCTTGCCAATAGATTCCAATGGCAATCCATTGGCATTATTCAATCCCATTTGTGGGGCCTCCTTTGGTCTCCCCTCCATGACTCGAAGCAGATTCTAAGTAAAATCCCTGACATCGAGACGTCACTGTTGTTGCACAGATTACACATACCCATGACCTTGGACAACTTCAGGTCCGTTCCCGTGACCACCCCGCGCGTGACACTTGATTTGCAAGCGCACCTGGAAAACACAATCGTTACTACATCTACATAAcatatgtatgtgtgtatgtatgtatgtatgtatgtgtaaaCTAATCATTACTATTTATTTgacaaacattttattttattttatttgacaaATTATCGAAGATAATGTACATATTATGTACCATAGTATGTATACTGTATCCATATTGAGTCGATTTACTCCTGCGCCACTCTGGGCCGCGGCTTGCTAAACAATCGAAGATGGGGGACAGAAATTGCTTTGATCTGATTGGTCGACGATTCACTGCTAAAACAAGATTTACCACGAATTGGTTACGCAGTAAAATTGTGGGTATACAAGCACTTGCTTAGAGAGGAAGAAGAACGTATAGGAATTGGAAGTGGTACAGACTTGTCTACGTACACATTATATACACATTTGTTTACCATTAAAGTGgccaataaaaaaataaattgaaaaggaAAACGAATGAAGTGTGTCTAATGTGTAGAGCTCAGtttaattttctgaaaaattgtTAGATAAATGAGAATGTTATCAGAATTTGCCTTGTTTTTTTCCAGAAATTAGATAATTTTATGTAGGAAAAATAGCATTTGTAATGATATTTCGTTGCAAAAGAACTGAGAAATAAATTTTACTGCGATACTGAAAAAGATTAATTATAGTAGAACTATAGTAAATATTTTGCATAATCAACATACCAAAATAATGAAAAGTATTTATTTCTGAAAACTGTCATGACTGCTGTTACTATATAAATATCACCTCACCCATATTCTGTATGTACAGTGAAAATGTTGTCTCGTCTCAATGGAACTTTACCATTTAAATGTATGTATTCGAGGCTGAATGCGTGCGTCGCGCGCTTGTGTGTACACACACAGGTAacgactatatatatatatattgttagtGCGAGGATCGATGGGTGCATATATGTGCACATATGACTAATACATACATGGCATTTATACATgggtacatatatatacatatatagatatatgAACAATGATGCAAACGCAAACGAAAGAAAGGCAAAAGTGGAGGGAGTGAAAGGATGGAagcaaaagaaaagaaataaagcgACTATCAAAACATTTTATAATTGCTTTGACTTGTTAGGTGCATAGGGGATAGTCAACTAGTGAGAAATTGTAAACTCAAGTTGTTGAAAATTATTCAATTGTAGGATAGTGTTTAAGAATATGTTTTGTAGTTGAGTAATGATAACGATATATGTATGTAGTGCGTACAAGAAAGAGGTACAAGAATGCAGAAAGAACGCCGCCGCGATTCGTGGTGTAAACGAACTACGAGGAATTTTCTATTGAATTTGACCATCGATGACCAATATACGCGATCGTTCAACGGTAAAAAGAAGTTATTTGATTTTGATATACTTCATTCCTTTCGTAGGAAGTAAAAAGGATTCATTGGACCGGATACAGGCAAAGACGGTTCGAGATACTTTTCGGTTTGTGAAAGTGTTggttcgatgataattttaTTTGTAGATTTAGTGAATATTAATGAAAAGAAAACTCAAGAATGCATCAAAACCGAAGGAAGAAAAAGCGAGTGAATTATGGTGTAAGGACAGTGGAGGTATTGCGCGGATCGAAAGGGTTCGGTTTTACTATTTCGGGGCAGCAACCTTGCATTTTGAGTTGCATTGTACCAGGAAGTCCAGCTGAAAATGCAGGATTACGAGCTGGTGATTATTTAGTATCAGTCAATGGTCATAATGTTAGTAAGGTGCCTCACGATGATGTTGTACAGCTAATTGGCCGTTCTAAAGGTATTCTAAGGTTACAAATTGCTGAAAATTATTATTCTGATTCTTCGGATGAAGAAGGTGTTGCAACAGTGCGCTGTAGGCCTAAATACACACATAAACCACGTACTAGTAACATGGGAGCGCTGCAACTGCAATGTAGAGTTGCCAAAGTTGTAAGAGATCTACAGAGTGGCGTTATGTTCGATACAACAGAAAGAACATCGAATGACTTACAGAACCAAGAAAATTATAGCAGTTTACAATATCGCTGGGATATGTCTAGTCCTCTTCCACCTCCACCTCCGCCAGCTTCTCACAAAAGAGACTCTGAGAAAATAGTGCATAGAACGGTAGTTGGTTATTTGGGAACAATAGATATTCCAAACCAGTTGCATCCTTCTTGTATGATGCAGGTAATACGAACGTACGAAAGAGAGCTATTATATTGTATCGAATTTATTCTaccattaaaatttatttattatttcaggtTTTGAAAAAATGCATTAAGCGCTTGAAAGCAGAGAAAAGAAATCCTACTACGGTGCTCTTAACTATACACGTGGCAAATATAAAACTTACCAATTCAGAAAATCATATTATAGCGGAATATCCTTCTTATAGGataatattttgtaattcttTTTCTGAACAGGATAAACAGTATTTCGGTATACTGACTAAATCTGTTAAAGATAAAGAAAacattgtttcaaattcatgtcatgtttttacaatttattataaattgattGATCACGCTGTACATTCCAGTGCGTGTAATATATTTGGATTTACATGTACCAAAACATCTGAATTAAATGTTTGTCAAGAGTTTCCTGACAGTTGTAATAGTCTCATCGGCGCGATACAAACTTTGTACATATCAGATTCCACGAGTACGGATGCAAACTCTTACAATGAGATACGAAGACATCAAGACGCGTCTTCTCCGCAGCCCAGTAACATAAGTACGTCTACGGCACATTCGAGTAACAGTGATTCTGGAATTGGATTCAAAGATGATTGTACTAGCCGTTTGGATAAAAGTAATGCGCAAGATGTCTCCCGAAGAAGGTGCTATCCTAATTCAGAGTATAAGGTACTTTGATTATAATTATCAATTCAGATGATATTAAAAATTCCTTGTATACGTTTGATGTTGGAGGttacaaaaaaaagaagaagatcataaatgaaataaagaaaataaaaaattggaATATCACGATAAATTGTAAGGAACATTGGTGCTTGGAATAAGTTTGATATATTTTCAGGACGTATGTGCACATCCTCCAAAAACGTACGGTAACGCGGCCATTGACTTTCGATTGACTGTTCGAGCTGTCTCGAACGCATGCCAGACTGAAAGAAACGAGTCTGAAGCGTGTAAAAATAATACGGAATTGTCTCATGAAAATGTCGTGTTCGATGATTTCTGCAATGGAATAAGTGTATGCACGGCATCGGTAAAGGATCACGAGGTACATTCCGACTTAAAAAAGGAATCGAAGAGGGGGAATTTGCCCACCTGTCCATTACCATCTGCTTCGACTGTGAAGCAGGGGTTGGTTAGTTCGTCCGTTGGCTCGCTCGCATCTGTTTGTACTACCGCGATGCTGCATGGCATAGAAGATCGTGTTGAACCGTGCGacaatgaaatatttaaatcgAACCCGTTACTCGCATTTACGCAATTAACAGAATCGAAAGAAACGGATAATCGGGATAAATTTAGTCCAAAAGTATTTTCTGGTATCTCGAAATCTTTAGTGCATAGTTTTGAAGATCTAAAAGCAAGTATGGATTATGCTCGACCCTTGTGCCAAACTTATTCGGATAAATCGGATAATTCACGACCTTGGGGAAGTTTACAAGAAATTCGTAACATTGGAAACTGCATCGAGGACACCTGCATGGTAAGATTTATTTGGTTACATATTTTTCTAGAACATATATTTTTTTACGATGCGATCGATTCATTTTAAAGTGATTGATCGgtatacttgcagtataaatgtatttcaataaaattaaatatttctgaAGAAGATATATTCCGAAAAGAGAAAAGAATTGCAAGGTAGTTTGCCCATGTGCAATGTGCTCTAACATTGATATGTTAGAAAAACTACACGTGTGTATGTAGTTttagaatattttaataaagtgaatataaaatttgaaaattctcacaaacaaacgaacaaactgacagaCTGAGAGACTGAATTGACCGAACGACCGAACGACCAACCGAGAGATTAACCAACCGACCGAGTAAATCGGATAACAGTGGGAGGGGATGAGCGCGAGCGAGAAAAGAAAAGGAGTAAGAGAGGGAGAAGGAAATGAAGTTCGGGACGTTCGGGTTCGGGCACTTCGGACGAATATATATGATCGTGGTTGTGTGCAGTGTGCACATGAGAGTGACATGTTGAGCTCCAAATGAACGTGCGTTGATTGTAACACTTACGATAGAGCATCGATCAATGCACGATGAGATTAAAACTCGCTATTTTGAGATTTCATTGATCGTACTATGTTTTATTCGGTAGTGAGTTGATTGGTCGGATAGTGTCGGTTGTGTTAGTGTTCGTGGTGTTTCGCTGATGAGCACTGCTCGGAAAGCGCCGTGCGTAGAATTACAATTGTCAACGGTGCACCGGTGCAGCTGGGCGGAGCCCTTATTAATACGGATTCGGGGCAATGTTTTCTATGGAAATAATTCGAGGAAAACACGCCTCGTAAGCTAATCGTTtcgatataagtaatttattagCTTTTTCCTCGATAAATGGGATCGTGGCGCGACTATACAGAGGAATACGATCTTCGGTCACGACATGGACACCGAGGTGAAATCGGTACGTGGGGTACAGGACGGTCAATACTGTTCCATTGCTTCGTTCATTTTGTTCTATTATTAAGAatatgaaacaaaatcatttcatGTTTTTTCTTTATTCGACTATTATGGACCTATTGAATGAATTTCGGtagaaataattgtaaaatcgaTTCGACATATCGATCGTTGTTTCCACGCGACAAGATTCCAAGAATTTTAGATGACATTCCGTTCCTCGAATCATGGCGTAATATTACGTTCATTTCTCCGTTATTGACTTGTTGCGACAGTTCGTTGTCAGTTAGTATTCGAGTTTCGAGTTTCGAGATACAAACTTCGAGTGTCGAGTATACAATCGAACATATGCGTTGATGATGGTAACAGTGTCAATGAAGAAAATGAGAAAACCTTTGAAATTATTTGTTACGTGTGTTGAGAAGGCTACTCCTCATTCCCACGCTCTGTTTTTACTTCTCTCTTTACACGCTTTGGCTCGTCAAGCCGCTTACGAGCACGTAGGACTCGTCCGGTTAGTATAATTAATAAGAAACTTAAACGAAATCACGATAAACAGTTCTTGTGATCTGTTTGTTGAAAATTCTGcatgtgtatgtatatatgacACTTATGTATACGAtgtatgaatatgaatacgaTTTGATTGTATAATATTGGCATTAAatcgataaatttattttataacacGCCAAAAAAATTCGATTGCTTAACGTAGAATAATTTTATATGTGATTACAATACTAAGGTTTCGCGAGGTTTTGACGACGAAATTGCGCAAGCGCTGGATTGTTCCCCTTTATGACTTGTTAACTCGCAGCTAACGACGTTGATCAGCAAGgtaaaattttttaatatttctttggtTGTAGCACGGCAGTACGGAATTGTGTGACAAAAACACCGATTACAAAGGTATACATGCATGGGCTAATGGTTTTGAGAAATTATTGGAAGATCCAAAAGGGTTGCAAACATTTGCGGTAAGTGCATAATATTTCCAACTGTAGCGATACTGTACTCTACATCTAATATTCTTTTAAAGGAATTTCTAAAGAAGGAGTTCAGTCATGAAAACATTTATTTTTGGGCTGCCTGTGAGAGATACAAAGACACTAGAGATATTGTTACACGTCGCAAGTTGGCTAGTCAAATCTACCAACGTCATTTATCGAATACAGCTTCCGAACCTGTAAACGTCGATAGTCATGCTGCTGGCCAAATAACCGTAGAGCTTCTTGGTGAAGCTCCAGCCAATCTATTTCTGCAGGTGAGTACATCGTGTATTTATCGAGTAACATACGTATATTCTGCTCGGTTATTATTCGGTCTATCGTCCATATAttattcgtttattagaagATGATACGAACACGATTGTTCTGACTTTTGTTATTAGGCTCAGAAGCAAGTCTTTAATTTGATGAAATTCGATAGTTATCCAAGGTTTTTGAGATCAGATCTATACCGTCGTTGTATGGAAGCAGGCTGTTCGATAGTTGGCGCGGAAGACTGTGACTTAAGTCTCACCAACTCACCTAGTGTGAAATTAAAGAAGAGCCATTCAGATGCCGAAGATCGATGTAGAAAATCTATTCTTCCATGGAATAGAAAAAATAGGTAATCATCGTAATGCGTGATGTTGCATAACCGAGTCTTATGTGCTGGTTTTGTTATGATTCCTTTGTGTTTTTGCATTAGGTCTAAATCGAAAGATCGTGGGGAGACCGAGTACAGTAAAACCCCTAGTAGAAGCGATACCATTTATAAAAGTTTTACAACCATGAAGAGAGAATCCGAAGGTAATAACAACGATGACAGTATTTCTATATCTAGTAGCAGATCTTCGTTAGCTTCTTGGGATTTGGCATTGAGACAATCGTTTCACAAACATGTGAGTACTTTTGTACATTGTATCAACTGCGAATTACACGCAAACGGATACTTGATAGAACAGTTGTGTATTTATTAGTTATACAACGTAACATACGTTATGTGTGAGTTTATTGTAATTGAGTTTGTTTTACAATGCGTTGAAAAGAGATTTTCTATTTTGACAATTGTATCAACTATAAGAGTGTTTCTGAATAATTGCGAGAATCTTACTATAAAAGCACGAGTAGAAAAATTGTTGTTTGAACAAaacgataaataaatacaaCAGATGACACATAATGTGTAATAGATTAATTAAATGAATGTTGTCTTTCGAATCTACAAAATTGCTGTATGTGTGACTTGTAGTCTTTATCGTCCTACGAAGGACAGTCAAACGAATCGAAAGAAGTTCGTACCAAATGTACCGGGTTGTGTCGGGTAATATTACCCGACGGATCGACTACGGTTGTGCCAACTAGCCAAACGGAGAGTATTAAAGATGTGGTTACACGCCTCCTTGATAAAAGAGCTCTTCGATACTCTAACTATGATGTTCTAATCCTAGCCACAGACGAGGTTTGTGTTCTCTCGTATTTATTTAACGCATCTTTTGAAAATTTACTGATCTGCAGTTTCAGCCATTTTTAACTAACAAAAGcgatctcttctctctctctctctctctctctctctctctctctctctccccccccctccTTCCTTTCTATTCTGTTTCTATTATTAACTTGAATACGCGTTAGTACTGGGACGTGCTTTGCTATTTTCCACCACTTTCCTCCTTTTCCAGACACGTTTCTACCAACTAACAGTATTTGTCCTACTGTTCACCGAATATTTGGTGCTCGATGTCTGACAATAATGATATTTTGGTAAGCTATACGTGtacgtaaaaaaaaaagtgGATAATATTGTAAGAAGAACGCGTTTGGTTATATGTTGTTATTGTAAATGTATCGTAACGTGCATGCGTTATTCGGCACTGCTTTCGTAGTTGCACTCTTCAACGTGTGAAAATACCCGTACGTATAGCCGTGGATTCGAACACACGGTATGAAAATAGTTGTAACTTGATGTCTCTGACTTCTGATTGGCAAGAAATCGTTGTAAAAGCTTTGTTGCATTACCAACGTTTCATATTACTTCGTTTTATATTTTCAGACGGTAGAAGCAAAATATCCATCGTCTATACTAGCCGGTCAAGAAGTGGAAGTTGTACCAACGAAAATATTAAAGGTAGACTTACCTTCGCGTCGCGTAATAACTGTGATCGCGCATAAAGGTAGAACCCTGAAAGAAGTGCTGAAACCGCTCTTAAACAAGTATGGttttaatttaaatacaatCACCGTATGGAGCGATAATCACTGCGTTTGTATGGATATGCCAGCTATCGATGCTCCGCCTAGATTGACGTTGACGAATGTCAAAGATGAAGGTAAAACTGA from Megalopta genalis isolate 19385.01 chromosome 3, iyMegGena1_principal, whole genome shotgun sequence harbors:
- the RpL26 gene encoding ribosomal protein L26, encoding MKFNRLVTSSRRKNRKRHFTAPSHIRRRLMSAPLSKELRQKYNVRSMPIRKDDEVQVVRGHYKGQQVGKVVQVYRKKFVIYIERIQREKINTASVYVGIDPSKTVIVKLKMDKDRKKIIDRRSKGRLAALGKDKGKYTEDSTAAMETS
- the LOC117218183 gene encoding uncharacterized protein LOC117218183 yields the protein MCFNDVTCNIDKEEEISKDNTKLIEKEEHRSNGVYKKLNKKIDTKTLECKKELNCLKQDSTSMTVQGVCELPTNTNANLKQSDTTVTVGYLKVQEESVDEIKNSDSLKMQSLFNGKTNQLKDSGIDEDSEEEFQDNGKDVYARKQRKVQDICENTNLTSPAANFKSVSTVETTLSNTDNVASDIHDISDTTASQCTALVTPKKSNNKEEEENKVERIKLQPKVTGTKIIKRRYRIISDSILSLDTFFDSKADDSPVSNKVMDPIYTEHNAEDSTSPVFKRRSQQMKRFNLTVDSESSLSDDDNEYCNTENMRNKLFKRAKESSDLSDSQDGNMSFKHRLSLQNSNRFKKHKNYAFKNSSKGKNIYLREKHINNEESVQLIRSVEVNSNKCKNALDCSGKKKTSSQNSFKQSVHYSNNESDTSEENKKLEKLFVKNDKTERTNKNDETTTQSTFKNSIMQTRPKNLQELMEKENLIYETALPSVTLKDLQENNVFLLEIPSVVLETELLEQKFVLTKKKLKLGEHKYRIAFNDTDQMFGVLNTGKSHTNYKAVNMKSMKRFVAYQKVVRTASEKSSNKCTNIEIDDDTEIPI